Within the Telopea speciosissima isolate NSW1024214 ecotype Mountain lineage chromosome 4, Tspe_v1, whole genome shotgun sequence genome, the region ctgtgccgtaatGCAGgttgcacccaggcacatgaaagtgggcgcaatgaccaccctacccccctaagtggcaggcccatgtgcctaggtgcagcttgcactgcggcacagagaacattctctctATATAAAATTATGAATATAGCCCTAACATAGAAACCCATCCTGCAAATCCATTCAATAACACATAACTGCCATCAACCTATCAACCTAcgattaagggtgttaaatggtcggattttaattaaacagtctcaattttaaaatcataatcAAACCATTTATCAAATAAATTATCGTTTTGATTTAAacgatttggtttggtttcaggttGACTTTGACACCATGTATGTGTCAAGCTCCAACACATCATCATGCTGAATTTGATTAACCAGAACCGGCCATTATCTGGTTCATGCCCGCTtgcccggtccggtttaaaattttttttgtttacatctCTGTGCCTAAACCCTTGGGTTTAAGGCGTTTCGGCTACTCATGCCTTCCTTTGGCTGTTGGTTCTCAATCTGCGAGGAGATGGCTTCGGTGTGTAGATCCGTTGCAATGGCGGGAGCTAGGTCTGTTGCATTTCGTTCCAGCAATCTACTCTCTAAAACCCTTACACCTAAAGCCACCATGACTTCCCCCTTTCCTCCTTCTACAAGAATCGCTACCCGTGCTTCAAGGTAAATTCGATGCTTTATTTGATCTTATAGGCTAAAACCCTAGCATATGTTTAATTGTCTTCTTACTGTTGTTtccaattttcattttttccattCAACGTTCATTTCCAGTATGGCCATGGCGTTGGGAAGCCTGGAGTCTCTGATGCCGCTTCACAGTGCCACTGCGTCTACTCGTCTCGTATCCATCATCGCCGTTGACTCTAGCTGCTGGAGTTGGCTTTCTCAAGGTAACTTTAAAAATTGATCAGTGTTCGATGCTctggtagtttctaaaaaatGCTGTATTTGTGTAGGAGTTCAATACTGTTTACTTGTTcaatttgtttctctttttttttctctatgttgagagagaagaataatttgttcagttttttttcttcttcttagtctttttatttttatttttattttctgcaaGTAGTTTCAAAACTGTAGTATTTGACCGCGTAGGACTTCTTCAGTAACATTGATGCATCAGGAATTCCAATCAACTAGTGTTTTATTGTTTAGTAACGATGGACACATCCTATTCAATGTCAAATTTTTTATTCTGACTTGTTTTTTGGCTACTTCATGGTATAGGATTTGCATCGCCGTTGTGACAAGGCCTGCTGATTCTGTTTGGGCAGTATATGCATCCCTGTTGtctcaatcaatttgaaatGGTTAATAGTCCTTCAAGCCTAAGACTTCTGGACTTTGTATTCAGCAACTATTGCCTCGTACTTTACTAAGAGAATATTTGTTGTTTAACTCATTTTTGGAATATTTGTTAGTTCTTGAGGGATTTGCTGTACCTTTCTTAATTTGTTCCTAAACCTTTCTTGGGCATGGTGTATTTTGCTGGTAATATTGGAGAGAAAATGGTGAAGAATACTTTcaggagatgatgatgatgtcatCTTCTACAATTGATATTTTTAGTGGTTTTTATAGTTTTACTATCTgcactttttttctttcccattttgGTTAAGGGCAGTATCTTACACCGGCACTCATACATTATTGTTACGACTTGAGCAGTTGtgaaatttctttaatttcAATGCTTAAACAAAAAATCTTAATCAAATCATAGGGTGTAATTCTTTCAACCATATCCATGATGTGCATAATAGATACAAGATATACCATTGATCTCTTACTAAGCATTTAGTCTTTGCCATAGAGATATGAAAAAATCGCCATAGCGCTGCCTGTCCAAGTTGTTGATATCATTTCTGGTCAGTGATCCCTGGTAAGATTCCTTTTAAGGTTTTCCGTTTCACCTTCCATGCGGGATATGGTTGGAGAGTCTTCAgtttgtgagttgtgacttaaGTTTTTAGTTAAGCTGGAATTGGTGGTCTCTTGTGGATGGTTGGAACTTGATGAGAAGAGGAAGTTTTATGTGATATAAACCATTGTGTTAATTGCTCTTATGGGTTTGTACCAAATGATGGAAGGTCCTGCATACCAGATACATGAGAGTTGTTGTTAGATAATGTGTTGGGGAATGTGGTGGAACTCTaggcttttttatttttgcactaCTTAGAAGGTAGTTCACTTGAGTAACTACTGGTTAGTTCATTGACACTCttgcttgatttttttttttaaatggaaaacTCTTACTTGAAGTTGTTGAAGTCTTTGGGGGCTTTTCAGAAGACACCATTATGAGGATTTAGTATGAGGTTGTTGGAACCAATACATCGAAGTATGCCAGATTTTCACTTTCCTTGCTCTAAATTCCATTAGTGCACTGTTAAGATCACATAACAGTCATATGGGGGGCTGATCCCACTTTGGTCACGAAAGGGATTTAGTGTGGGTTGATATGGTCTTGGGTTCCCCTCTCATTGTAAGTAGGTTTATGGGGTTGACTTCTCCCAAGGTTCATATCAGTGCTGTCAGAGCAGTCAATCCTCGTCCCAACCCTCGGGTGGAAGGGGTGACCTAGTGCGAGAGTGAAGCCAGTAGGAAAGGGCTACCGGCCACCAAACAGAGACCCTGGAGTAGACTGGAGCCCCTTCGAAAGGGCTATGTTATGATCCCATATCAGTCATATGGGGGGTTGATCCCACATCGATTACGAAAGAGATTTGTTGTGGATTGATATGGTCTTGGGTTCCCTCACCTTGTAAGTTGGTTTATGGGGTTGAATTCTCTCAAGATTCGTATCATGAACATTGTTTTCTGGAGAACTTGAACCTTTAGGCATTGAAAAGAGTGTGGAGGGGGTGATTCAGGAGCAGTGGATCTTTTATCTACCCAAGGCCTATTCGAAAGGTATGATTCAGGGTTCTTGTGTTCTAATTGAAATTGCATTATTCATTTCCTTGGGATTTCAAAGCTTTGTAGTTGAGAGAGTCTCTTCCACAATTGTTTGGGTGTTGCTCCTTAGAAATTCATATTTCTATATAGTGGCTCATTATTTTCTGCCATGCTGAACACTGCAACCCAATAGAAGCATAGCATGGCCAATTTCTTAGCTAGAAGAAGTTTTTCAGTAGGTCCATTCTGTATGGCTGTGCATCTGTCATTATGATTCGGTGTGTTCAATGTAATTGGGTTGTCTTTACTTGTTCTACGTTAAATCTTTGCTTGTTCTAGGGTTAAATCTTtgtctgtttttgttttttgttctttcttttctggctcctccttctccttccttctactCTTGTGTTGTAGTACTGAAAAAATCATCCAGCTCCTCAAATAAGGATTTCTTGGTATCTACCAGGAAAAAAGTGAAGATAAAACATTTTTAGGTAAACAGTTGCATAAGGAGCTTTCTAGATGAGGGTGGagtatttaaaataattaattgaaGTTCAGTTGGAGATAAAGGCATATGGAGGTGAATCAAGTGGTGGTTGAGAGCAGTAATAACTCTCTGGATGTTCCTCCATATCTTGGAATATGATTTCCCTGGTGAAAATCATTAGGAATCAATAAATCAGCCCATACAAAGTTGCTCGCCTCATTGGTGAAAGCACAGGGAAGAATTGAGTCAATTGCTTATGTCCATTAGGCACATAGATTGTAATACTAATTCATTAGCTCATTAGGAACTTGTTTGATAGAAGGAAAAACATTGTAGCTATAATTTGTTAGTTTGAAATAAAGAAGTCTTAGAACTCTATTTCTTTGCCCCATTTGTCTATATTTTAAGTTTGAGCTAGTGAAGAAGTCACTAGCCCAATTATGTAGTACCTGGTCAGTTGATATATAAACAAAATTGAACATCCAGTGTACACTCGGAGCTCCAATCACAAGAGATGCCTGAAAAATGACTCAGCTACATGATCTGtttgtgtgcgtgtgtgtgcaTGCACATTGCATATGCTTTTCCTTCCTTCATATGGAGTTCCTTATCATTATCAATTTATTTTCATTACCAGGATGACATCATAAAATAGCAACCCATAGTTGTAAGGCGTtgctcatagttgtcaaggcgttgcctaggcggcGCTTAGGCGTCCTGGCGGTATTTTATGGGCTAGGCAGTGCCACGCTTTCCATGAGTCATGGATGGCGGTCGCTCTGACCATATAGGCGTCGCCAAGGCAGTCAAAGCGACGCCTTGGTGCGCCATATGAGTTGAGCGACCGCCATCCTTGACtctggttattttatttttattttgtcatgttctatttttttattctttttgcttGCTTTTTATTGGTTTGTGTATAAAGAGTCTAATGTACGCTGCTAAATGGGATTatttagttttaaaattttaaacacttaaaagttaaaaatctATCTAAAAGTATAAACGAAAAAGTGAAAACCTAAATTTACTCTAAAGCCTTTGTCTCCTTCGTCTCCTTCAACTCTTCGTCTCCTGCAACTCTTCGAGTCTTCATCTCTTCCAGTTCCGGCAAGTGGCAACATCAACTCGAGTCttcatctcctccagttccgGCAAGCGGCAACAAAGACTCgactcatcttctcttctagttccgGTAAGTCTCTAGTCTCTACTCccctaatcttcttcttcttctacttctctaaTCTCTGTAactctgttttcccttttttttatttttttattttaacgaCCGCTGGCTGCTACTGCTTCCACCAACACAGCATCTCTACTCTTCCGGTTCCACTTCCGCCAACTGAAACGTGACTCTTTTGGCAAGGTAAGCCCCTAGTTCCCTACACTTCTTCTCTGTTTGAGTGATTTGCCGgctgctctttttttttaaacgcctgctgcttctctctctttttttttttactttttatgttAACGCATGTTACAGGCcctgcttctctgttttttattttattttgatgccTGCTAGTCTGCTACAGCCTGCTGCTTCTCactctctggtttttttttttttttaatgttaactCCATTGTTACAGCCTGCttctctgttatttttttttttattttaacgcCTGCTAGTCTGCTACagcctgctgcttctctctcttcgATGCTTCAATTAATCAATTCTGCTTCTTAGTTCTTAGttcttaccttcttcttcttctctgtactCTGTAGTTTGTAGtggcttaaatttaatttttaatgatataagaTATAATATGTATTGAAtgtttggaggggggggggaaactaAAACTAGAGTGACTAAACCGCCTTTACTGCTTAGGCGGCCGCTTTAGTGCTTtaccgcctaagcgcttagacaggcCTCAACCGCCTTGGACCGCCatgccgccgtgacaactatggcgtCGCTACATCCAgcccccctccaatgccttggatcgcctagaTGCTGTGACAACTATATAGGAACCTATTATATGCTTCTATGACTGAGATTCGGTGCAACTCTGAAACAAAAAACCTTTATCCACTTGTTTCTGGACATCAGCTATTGATGGAATACATCGTACTGTTTCTTTTCTACCCTGGGCAGGATTTCTAGGAGTTAGTTTGGTTGCAAATGTTGAGATATTATCAAATGTTTTCTTATTGCAGGAACATTTGATATTTTATGGCTTCAGTCTGTTCAATTGCAGTCAAATAAATAGACAGTCAGTCTGCTTGTGCATCTTGAGAGTCAACCTTGGATTTATTTGTTGAAAATCGTGGTAACTCGACTGGAACATAAATA harbors:
- the LOC122657762 gene encoding protein NONRESPONDING TO OXYLIPINS 2, mitochondrial-like isoform X1, translating into MPSFGCWFSICEEMASVCRSVAMAGARSVAFRSSNLLSKTLTPKATMTSPFPPSTRIATRASSMAMALGSLESLMPLHSATASTRLVSIIAVDSSCWSWLSQGFASPL
- the LOC122657762 gene encoding protein NONRESPONDING TO OXYLIPINS 2, mitochondrial-like isoform X2, with amino-acid sequence MPSFGCWFSICEEMASVCRSVAMAGARSVAFRSSNLLSKTLTPKATMTSPFPPSTRIATRASSMAMALGSLESLMPLHSATASTRLVSIIAVDSSCWSWLSQAFAVPR